The Methanosphaera stadtmanae DSM 3091 genome includes a window with the following:
- a CDS encoding glycosyltransferase family 2 protein — MIEEKMEIILITYNRSKYLDNTLNQFLNSPFKNCKFTVLDNCSPDNTPEICAKYEKLFPNMHIVRHSTNIGGNANILRAVETSESKYTWILGDDDNYDFSTVDDVIDAVVSDKYDFIYVTSCLLPTNKKNPSDKSLNDILEEENNITSTNKTSSREIHVRELIDIMKGKYFMDMAFISAYIFRTDSYDSNTLIQAYDNVPNFFPQFAFISKSVDENYYVYKSKNDIIIQGDNPDTDSEHTYTFTKFYDGWLNSALMLKDDNIRRICYQNLDNHSLTTNYYIIVVLVAIMVDKATGRPNIKNNVLSLISVLYKLTGWIKGFLISILILLVYVVPSGIYARLYKPVYEKQQEKLGKN, encoded by the coding sequence ATGATTGAAGAAAAGATGGAAATAATATTAATCACATATAATCGAAGTAAGTACTTGGATAATACTTTAAATCAATTTTTAAATAGTCCATTTAAGAATTGTAAATTCACAGTACTTGATAATTGTTCACCAGATAATACTCCAGAGATATGTGCTAAGTATGAAAAATTATTTCCAAATATGCATATAGTAAGACATTCAACTAATATTGGTGGTAATGCTAATATTCTTCGTGCTGTTGAAACTTCAGAGTCAAAATATACCTGGATTTTGGGTGATGATGATAACTATGATTTTTCAACTGTTGATGATGTGATAGATGCAGTAGTTTCTGATAAGTATGATTTTATTTATGTGACCTCATGTTTATTACCAACAAATAAGAAAAATCCCTCTGATAAATCATTGAATGATATTTTAGAAGAAGAAAATAATATAACTAGTACTAATAAGACTTCATCTAGAGAAATTCATGTTAGGGAATTAATTGATATTATGAAGGGTAAATATTTCATGGACATGGCATTTATTTCAGCATATATTTTTAGAACTGATAGTTATGATTCTAATACTCTTATTCAAGCATATGATAATGTTCCAAATTTCTTTCCACAATTTGCATTTATTTCAAAATCTGTGGATGAGAATTATTATGTTTATAAGTCAAAGAATGATATTATAATTCAGGGGGATAATCCTGATACTGATAGTGAGCATACATATACCTTTACTAAGTTTTATGATGGATGGTTAAATTCTGCACTAATGCTTAAGGATGATAATATACGACGTATCTGTTATCAAAATTTAGATAATCATTCTCTTACAACAAATTATTATATTATAGTGGTACTTGTTGCTATTATGGTTGATAAGGCAACAGGTCGTCCTAATATTAAAAATAATGTTTTATCATTAATTTCAGTTTTATATAAGTTAACAGGGTGGATTAAGGGATTTTTAATATCCATACTAATATTACTTGTATATGTAGTTCCAAGTGGTATTTATGCAAGATTATATAAGCCTGTTTATGAAAAACAACAGGAAAAACTAGGTAAAAATTAG
- the rfbC gene encoding dTDP-4-dehydrorhamnose 3,5-epimerase codes for MEKFKFNETSIDGVYIIEPTVFGDNRGYFMETYQKEVFSRAGISSEFVQDNQSKSKKGVLRGLHFQRTQPQGKLVRVIKGEVFDVAVDLRSNSSTYGKWVGVILSSENKKQFYIPEGFAHGFLVLSDEAEFTYKCTDYYKADDEDGIKWDDETIGIKWPLDDVDEIILSDKDKLWKSLEETNVDF; via the coding sequence ATGGAAAAATTTAAATTTAATGAAACTTCAATTGATGGAGTGTATATTATTGAACCTACAGTTTTTGGAGATAATCGTGGATACTTCATGGAAACATATCAGAAGGAAGTATTTAGTAGGGCTGGAATATCTTCAGAATTTGTTCAAGATAATCAGTCTAAATCTAAAAAGGGTGTTCTTAGAGGATTACATTTTCAACGTACACAGCCTCAGGGAAAACTTGTTCGTGTTATAAAAGGGGAAGTTTTTGATGTTGCTGTTGATTTAAGAAGTAATTCAAGTACATATGGTAAGTGGGTTGGTGTTATTTTATCTAGTGAAAATAAGAAACAATTCTACATACCTGAGGGTTTTGCTCATGGATTTTTGGTTTTATCTGATGAAGCAGAGTTTACATATAAATGTACTGATTATTATAAGGCTGATGATGAAGATGGAATTAAGTGGGATGATGAAACTATTGGTATTAAGTGGCCTTTAGATGATGTTGATGAGATTATATTATCTGATAAGGATAAGTTATGGAAGTCTTTAGAAGAAACTAATGTTGATTTCTAA
- a CDS encoding flavodoxin family protein: MKVVGIVGSPRSNGNTEYLVRNTLDEISKNGIEVELITLCDKKIDYCTGCDYCKKNNKCHIDDDMVLLTSKVKEADGIIMSSPVYFGDMTGLAKSFIDRLRPLRNIHAFKYKVCGALSCGGFRNGGQESTIASIHDFFLIQGAIIVGDDRPTAHYGCTGVGDTKKDTVGYDTSIYLAHRMCDVLKKINNK, from the coding sequence ATGAAAGTTGTAGGAATTGTAGGTAGTCCAAGAAGTAATGGTAATACAGAATATCTTGTTAGAAATACATTAGATGAAATAAGTAAAAATGGAATTGAAGTAGAACTTATTACTTTATGTGATAAGAAAATTGATTATTGTACTGGATGTGACTATTGTAAGAAAAATAACAAGTGTCATATAGATGATGATATGGTTTTATTAACATCTAAAGTAAAAGAAGCCGATGGTATAATCATGAGTAGTCCAGTTTATTTTGGAGACATGACAGGACTTGCAAAATCATTTATTGACAGACTACGTCCACTACGAAATATACATGCATTTAAATATAAGGTGTGTGGAGCACTAAGTTGTGGAGGTTTCCGTAATGGAGGACAAGAAAGTACTATAGCATCAATTCATGACTTTTTTTTAATACAAGGTGCAATAATAGTAGGAGATGATAGACCTACAGCACATTATGGTTGTACAGGGGTGGGTGATACAAAAAAAGATACTGTTGGATACGATACTTCAATATATTTAGCACATAGGATGTGTGATGTTCTTAAAAAAATAAATAATAAATAA
- a CDS encoding glycosyltransferase family 2 protein, which produces MNKEDIPPITSSIYIVLSCYNEEETLEEVTTELVKRGFKVLIIDDGSVDSSPEIAKKLVDKFSPMVYLYRHTINVGLGGAIKTGIKAALSKNADIIITFDADGQHNPDDLYNMYPPLQDGSADVVIASRDFNDMPKGRRFGNTVMNYITYIFQGKMVTDSQSGLRAFTNEAARKLNLKSPQYGVSSEIIGEIKRRNLRLKEVPMTTIYDKRTIEKGTNTIVGLKIILEFLNETFK; this is translated from the coding sequence ATGAACAAAGAAGACATACCACCAATAACATCAAGTATATATATTGTTTTATCCTGTTACAATGAAGAAGAAACACTTGAAGAAGTAACAACAGAACTTGTTAAACGTGGATTTAAGGTTTTAATTATAGATGATGGATCAGTAGACAGTAGTCCAGAGATAGCAAAGAAATTAGTTGATAAATTCTCACCCATGGTATATCTCTACAGACATACTATTAATGTTGGATTAGGGGGAGCTATTAAAACTGGAATAAAAGCAGCCCTAAGTAAAAATGCTGATATAATAATTACATTTGATGCAGATGGACAACATAATCCAGATGACTTGTATAATATGTATCCACCTCTACAAGATGGAAGTGCAGATGTTGTTATAGCTTCAAGGGATTTTAATGACATGCCAAAGGGTAGACGTTTTGGAAATACTGTTATGAACTATATAACATATATATTTCAGGGAAAAATGGTTACTGATTCACAATCAGGTCTTAGAGCATTTACAAATGAAGCAGCACGTAAATTAAATCTAAAATCTCCACAATATGGTGTATCATCTGAAATTATTGGTGAAATAAAAAGACGTAATTTAAGATTAAAAGAAGTACCAATGACTACAATATATGATAAAAGAACAATAGAAAAGGGTACAAATACAATTGTAGGATTAAAAATTATATTAGAATTTCTTAATGAAACATTCAAATAA
- a CDS encoding DUF2304 domain-containing protein — translation MELYQIIIIVVSVAVILLVSKRFRNDTLSIGTYIEWLVIWILVILAALFPQISINLASFAGLGRGLDALYILSIIILFYLLFKLYNKIEDQKKRINKLVSELALDNENKK, via the coding sequence ATGGAATTATATCAAATAATAATTATTGTAGTTAGTGTTGCTGTTATTTTATTGGTAAGTAAACGTTTTCGTAACGATACACTTAGTATAGGAACATATATTGAATGGTTGGTTATATGGATTTTAGTTATATTAGCAGCATTATTTCCACAGATAAGTATAAATTTAGCATCATTTGCTGGACTTGGAAGGGGATTAGATGCATTGTATATACTTTCTATAATAATTCTATTCTATCTTTTATTCAAATTATACAATAAAATAGAAGATCAGAAAAAGCGTATAAATAAATTAGTTAGTGAATTAGCACTAGATAATGAAAATAAAAAATAA
- a CDS encoding nascent polypeptide-associated complex protein codes for MFPGGKINPKQLKQMERTMKKMGMNMKELKGVEEVVIVLKDKELVIKDAEVSMMNAMGQKTYQVTGKAEERIKGSGDSSASEEKAEISDDDIELVASQTGKSKSEAQKVLEETNGDLAEAIMRLS; via the coding sequence ATGTTTCCAGGTGGAAAAATAAATCCTAAACAATTAAAACAAATGGAAAGAACAATGAAAAAAATGGGAATGAACATGAAGGAGCTCAAAGGAGTTGAAGAAGTAGTAATTGTTCTTAAAGATAAAGAACTTGTTATAAAAGATGCTGAAGTAAGTATGATGAATGCAATGGGTCAAAAAACTTATCAAGTAACAGGTAAAGCTGAAGAAAGAATAAAAGGAAGTGGAGATAGTTCTGCTAGTGAAGAAAAAGCTGAAATATCCGATGATGATATAGAATTAGTAGCATCACAAACTGGAAAATCAAAATCTGAAGCTCAAAAAGTTCTTGAAGAAACTAATGGTGACTTAGCAGAAGCAATTATGAGGTTATCATAA
- a CDS encoding metallophosphoesterase family protein, whose product MTKIVHISDLHTGYAQFREDLLLQTIDEINKIQPSAVVISGDLTDQGFYREFIEAKEYIDLIQPKTLIVPGNHDARNIGDTVFEELFGKRYSVLELKEEAIKIIGLDSSEPDLGHGKIGRLQKKFMEDEIADAKEKGLFIIIVLHHHIISIPNTGRERNILSDAGDILLTILENNVNLVLSGHKHVPHAWKMNNTLFATAGTVSSMKLRGNTCPSYNVIDINNQYIEIMLHNSNGTIKPLRHP is encoded by the coding sequence ATGACAAAGATTGTCCACATTTCTGATTTACACACTGGTTATGCTCAATTTAGAGAAGATCTTCTACTTCAAACAATCGATGAAATAAACAAAATACAACCATCAGCCGTAGTAATATCTGGAGATTTAACTGATCAAGGATTTTATAGGGAATTTATAGAAGCAAAGGAATATATAGACTTAATACAACCGAAAACATTGATAGTTCCTGGAAACCATGATGCACGAAACATTGGTGACACAGTATTTGAGGAATTATTCGGTAAAAGATACAGTGTACTTGAATTAAAAGAAGAAGCAATAAAAATAATTGGTTTGGATAGTAGTGAACCAGATTTAGGACATGGAAAGATTGGTAGATTACAAAAAAAGTTTATGGAAGATGAAATAGCTGATGCAAAAGAAAAAGGATTATTTATCATAATAGTACTACATCATCATATAATATCAATACCAAATACTGGTAGGGAAAGAAATATTTTAAGTGATGCAGGAGATATCTTACTAACAATATTAGAAAACAATGTAAACTTAGTATTATCAGGACATAAACATGTACCACATGCTTGGAAGATGAATAATACACTATTTGCAACTGCAGGAACAGTTTCATCTATGAAGTTACGTGGAAATACATGTCCATCATACAATGTAATTGATATTAATAATCAGTATATTGAAATAATGTTACATAATTCTAATGGAACAATAAAACCATTAAGACATCCATAA
- a CDS encoding NYN domain-containing protein has translation MKIIVDGSNVAYYGQQPNEETGKVTPSLKTLKVAINTLKKLGHEPIVLSDAPLRHEIDDKDGFNEMIQNEEVFPVPAGTIADHYILNLAYEKDAKILSNDFFRDYQDEFQDINSRRLPYRVKNGRFQIGKPAPPKKVKNILQKICSNSLNEFERRGFDVYKSKKNRKFSGLSVAQEAINRVSKEDENAIDSKLENIFLKVPILNKMVSLVDEDIDESDFLIFVLVNPKDYKEAVRNAGTIAVTVRNKLNLDHSPLVAVRNDLFTRPGTFELNIIYSDEILEESPYNVDIIINDTDYSFIKHNSRNIASTLAARLGTWKFPIVSVKPSMLMEKPGQFEISIERGGRN, from the coding sequence TTGAAAATAATTGTTGATGGGTCTAATGTAGCATATTATGGACAGCAACCCAACGAAGAAACAGGAAAGGTAACTCCAAGTTTAAAAACTCTTAAAGTTGCTATAAATACTCTTAAAAAACTAGGACATGAACCAATTGTTCTATCTGATGCACCATTACGACATGAAATTGATGATAAAGATGGCTTTAATGAAATGATCCAAAATGAAGAGGTGTTTCCAGTACCTGCAGGTACAATAGCAGATCATTATATATTAAACCTAGCTTATGAGAAAGATGCTAAAATATTATCAAATGACTTCTTTAGAGATTATCAGGATGAATTTCAAGATATTAACAGTAGACGTCTACCATACAGAGTTAAAAATGGTAGATTTCAAATAGGTAAACCAGCACCTCCTAAGAAAGTAAAAAACATACTACAAAAAATCTGCTCAAATTCATTAAATGAATTTGAAAGAAGGGGTTTTGATGTATATAAATCTAAGAAAAATAGAAAATTTTCAGGATTATCTGTAGCTCAAGAGGCAATAAACAGGGTAAGTAAAGAGGATGAAAATGCAATAGATTCAAAACTAGAAAATATCTTCCTTAAAGTACCAATATTAAATAAGATGGTAAGCTTAGTAGATGAAGATATAGATGAATCAGATTTTCTCATATTTGTACTTGTAAATCCTAAAGATTACAAGGAAGCAGTACGTAATGCAGGAACAATAGCAGTTACTGTACGTAACAAATTAAACTTAGATCATTCCCCACTAGTAGCAGTACGTAATGATCTATTTACAAGACCGGGAACATTTGAATTGAATATAATATATTCTGATGAAATTCTTGAAGAATCACCATATAATGTGGATATAATAATAAATGATACAGATTACTCATTTATTAAACATAATTCAAGAAATATTGCAAGTACACTTGCAGCAAGACTTGGAACATGGAAATTCCCAATTGTATCAGTAAAACCAAGTATGTTAATGGAAAAACCTGGACAATTTGAAATTTCTATAGAAAGAGGGGGTAGAAATTAG